The following DNA comes from Melospiza georgiana isolate bMelGeo1 chromosome 10, bMelGeo1.pri, whole genome shotgun sequence.
aaacagtGGCACATTTCTTGTATTTTAAGACTAAATTGGCTCAATTACAATCTACAGACACTCTCAAGAACAGATGGGTTTTAAAATCCAGTATTTGCATGTTTGGGAGTAAACAGTGGAAGATTTCCAGCCAGTCCTTGCTTTAATCAGGATTTTGAAGATGCCCACAGCTCTAAACTTTTCATTAAGACTTTAAGTCTTAGTGTGTGTGTGGCTCAATACAAATGAGGTTTGGAATGGAGCTGTTGGTTTTTGGCACTGCTCTGGAAGctgaaacattttcctttctcaggACAATCAAAGGCTAACTCACAGCATGGCAAGGAATAAGAAGAATTTTAGAGCTCAGGTCCTTAAGAACAACCTTTCAGAAATGGTTTTCATTCTGATCTGTAGCAGATCTGTCATTTACCAACCATGCACAAAGACTGCAGATTGCTGGCTGAATTATGGGCCTGGGAATGGTAGAAAAATCTTCCCATTAATTTAAATCTCAGAAGCCTGGAAAGTCACACAcctataatattatatatatttcttcATTACAGAATCTTCCCagcaatataaatatatattcttcCAGCAAGTGACTAAGTGCCAGTTCTGTATCAATCCTCAACTGTAAATCTTTTTCTCTGACCAGGGCCCTCAGAAGAAGAGCTGTTTTTCAGGAAAGAAGAATATactctgaaaagaagaaaacaagtaaCTGAcacagagaaatgggaaaagagGCTGCAAGAGAACTGGGAAAACTGTGCTGTAAAACTTCCTCATTAACACTTTGGACTGTAGCTGTAAAGAAGCGAAACAATCACGTGCTGGCTGCTCACTGCATTTAATAAATTTAAACCTGTGAtaaggaaggtgtccctggtggTGGCAGGGGGTAGAATTGGATGAATTTTGAATTCCCTGCCAATTCAGTCCATTCTGTGAGGACTCTATGAATATTTAAATCTGGCTGCTGCACAGACCTTTGGTGCCAGCTGGGTTTAGAGGCCAAACCAAAAAGCCACAACCACTCagtcctgctccctcccacacACTGGTTACCCCACTCACggaggaaggaggagatggACACTCAAATTCATGCTTGAGAGAtggtttctttcttcctttcaaagaGTTAGGAGTCCATCCCTCTGATTCTGAGGTGGATTTGGCACTTGGTACCACCAATTGttataaaagcagcagcataaAATGTGTTCTCATTTTAACTGCCTCTGACTAATTCTATATTTAATTATACAGCTATTGCAAAgcaaggggggaaaaagtgatttctcttatttttcccttcccaggAGCTGAACCTTTCATTCCAGGACCTGGGTGATCTTTACCAGATTGAAAACCTCAAAAGAATCCTCCACAGATTAATCCGGGTGGAAAAGCTTTGGTTAGTGGACAATTCCCTGACAGACCTCAGTGCCATAAGGTTGCCAAGGTAGACAAAATGTCCTGCTTCTATTTTCATGTAAtctgtttctatttttatgTAATAGCCCAGAAATCAAAATTTTCCTGAAGTgacagctggagcaggctctTCAGAGCTGCCAAATCTGCTCTTGGGGGGTGCTGGAGTGAGAATCCATCAGTTCATTGCTGAAAATACCCAGTGAGGAGATCACATCACACCCTTTTATTCCTGGGGAATAATTAATGAGTCCAGCCAGCTTCAGGGAGATCTGTGCCAAAAGGGGAAGTTGTTGCACACAGAAGGAATCTCTGTGAAGAGATGGGGGAGCACAACCCAAGCAGAGAGGCCGTGACAActgtaaatttattttacaatCCATCTGTTGCTACTCTGCTGTTGTGTATTTAGGTGTATGGAGAGTTGTAGTGTGGAGAACAGAAATAATGATGCATCTGTTGTACAATATAAAGAAATAAGGGAATAAAATATAAACCAGTGTATAAAACCCATCCCTGTTGCAGGGGCTCTGTCCCAGATGTGATAGTGATGCCATACACTTTGTACTTTACAGATGCAGAGAGctaaatgtaaataaaaaccACTTTACATCCTTCAAACAGCTGCCAAAGATCCCTCAGATTCAGCACTTATCTCTTGCTGAAAACAACATCACGAGCTTGAGTGGGATTTCAGACTTCAGGCACACCCCACTGGAATCCCTCATCCTCAGGAGGAATCCCTGTGAGTTCCAGGAAAGATACAGGCAGCTGTAAGTCTGACCCTCTCGTGGCTAGCAAAAGtgataaacacaaaataatgtTTGCCAGAGTTTCAAAGGAACGGGAtctcaaaccaaacaaactttttaaagaaggttttccttttcttgtggtTTTAATGCTCTGAAATGCTCCAGGAACATGGCTTAGTAAGCCATTATGTGATAAAAGCCCCCAAATATTCAGAAACTGCCTGTGATGCTCTTTAATGGCATGACTGGCAGTTCTGGAACTGAACTAAGCCCATGGATCAAGTTCAGAGACAGTGAGCAGGGCAGATAAATCAGATTCCCTTTTATTAATAGAAACTACCTATAACTCAAACTCTCTTCAGCCTCCTTGCATCCTCGGTGGCTTCTGCCTAAATTGCATTACATGTCAGAGCTGGAATCAGGGGGATGTCTTGAAAGATGggagcaaaagcagcagaaaatcaaGTTCCCTTCATTTGATTTTCCTGGATTCCCCCTGTCCCTTGAGCAGCCTTTGGGATTTAACAGAGCAGCCTCAGACCCTGGCAATGGAAATTCCAATCCAAGGCATAACAATCCAAGAAATTAAAGAGAATATAATCTATTCTAAGCTTCTCTCATAGAAAATCTGCATGGTTGCATGTTTTGTCCCACTACAAACACAGCCAGGTGTTGATATTTTGAAGATAAACCTTGCAGAGTGTGTCTGAAATGGGACATACCTCCTCCCATTGCTTactgagagggggaaaaaaggaaggagaagttcaaaataaatgtttaatgaAAAACCTTTCTGAGTTTCCAGCAGTCCTGTGGGCATCCCTTTGGCAGTGTGGTGCTGATAAAGGCAGGGAGGCAGTTATCATCACGGAAGGGggaaaagtacattttaaatgATGGGTTTCACCTTTTATTATTTGCATATCTACAAGTCCAGGAGAACAAAAGCAGAAACCACCTTTTAACAATTCCTAATTCTGTTTCTGCTCTCAATCTGCCTGTTCTTAGGGCAATTAAATATTGGTGCAATTTGGTGTAACTCTGGTATTGTGTTCATTGTCAGCGTTGGAAGACAGATTCTTGAAGTGCTTTATTGGGTCTGAGGATATAAAGGTGGTGCAATGAAGTGAAATCTGAGAGTTTGAATTAGCTCTTTATCAGATAAATTCTGCATCAAATGACAAATCAAGatttccaacccaaatccaTTTTAGATACGTTTGAATCCACTGTTGCTTTTTTATCATTGTCTCTTTTGTTCTCAACATTTGCCAAGAttatttttctcaatttctgttcttttcctttgtctCTCTCTAAGTGTGTTCTCCAATTTGCCAAACCTGAAAATACTGGATGGCATCCCAAAACTGCCAGAGGACTGCTCACCCCCTGAGGTCAGGTTTTTTTACAGAATGTGTACTATACTctaaaacaatatttttgtaGGATCTCAGCTGTGCTACAACCACCTTGCTTAAAAGAGACTGTAAATCCTGCTTATGGAagctctatttttcttttttttttttttttactggtcAAAGATAtattgaaacagaaataaaacacttttGAGTGCATTTGTGATACCAAGTATGGGTATGGATATGTAAATAAGACATAATGTTATACTGgatatttattaaatttaattttgagttTATTAATCgagtttatttaatttattattaaaattattgatTATTGTTTATTAATAGCAAATTTAAagtttattattaaaaatagtgTGTGCCAAGTAAGTATGGGTATGTAAATAAGACGTAATGTTATACTGGATATCACGAGTtgattaaatttattattaaaattaattattcttttttattaatagcaaaattttaatttattattaaaaatagtgTGTGATTTTCTCATCTAGGAGCTCTGTGTCAACAGCTCACAATTATTGATTCCCACTGCATTTAATTAGAACATATCCAGGCTCAGACCCCAAGCTCATTGTGGGAAATgacacagggatggacacccatagaaaaggaaaacaaattaataaaaagcCCCACCAATGTCCAAGTGCTCTTTAATGAGCTTTGTACATGGGAAAAGCTCAGCCACCCCAACCATTTTGACCCTAATAATTAGAAAAGATCTTTCTTTGGAGTTTGTTGTGGCCAGAGAGCACTGGGGAGGGAGATcatgaaaaggaaaggagatttTTGTCTCTGCTGGCATTGTTTGGGGATGCCCTGTTGCTTAATAGAGGCTCCTGAAAGCAAACCACAGGAGGGAGAGCCCTGACAGGGATTTGGGTTTGTGGATGCAATTATCTCTGAGAGGTCTCTGTCCTTCCTTTGACTGATTTGCTGTCCaatctttggggtttttttcctcccccagcacagaaatagctgtgccaccagcagtgcagggggagaggcacagagccctggaaaTGAAGCCAATTAAGGGAATTGCCTCATTCCAGAGGCAGCCAATAaatcctgtgctgcaggggcagctcagGTGGCTTCAGTGCAGGGATGGAcgagagctcagccctgcagggctctgcagtgccagggcttggagcacagaggtcacagcagctctgtgcagcatcTGTGCTGCACCCAGGCAGGAGAAATCAGCAGCTTGCAGAGTTTCCAGGCTGTCCCTTAGGGCTGCCCTTGCCtctcccacagctcagcagcctgaaCAGGGGACCAAAATATTGTACGAATGAAATCAGATTTTAAATGTATTACAGGGTCTGGCTCAGAGGGTTTTCTACAGCTGGGGCAGGAAAAGGCTGTGGAGCACAGCTTGGTGGTCACCCTCAGGAAATCTTGAAATgtggggaagcagagcagggctcacagGGCTGGATCAGTCGGTGGGATtcaccccagcactgggagcagagcaggcagggcaaaCCCCTCCATAAACACATCCCAGGATCGGGAGGGAAAGTCAACAACGCACAGCAGAGAGCTTTCACAGGTTCAGAGAGATCTGCACAGAAACAGCAACACAGCCAGGGCTTTGGGCAGGGGAACAGATCATTGTGTGTGCACATGGCAAAtgggtgcagagagcagcaatgCTTGCTGGAGAGGGGATAAGAACAACATGACAACATGAAAGCTTTCTGTGGACTGAGGATGGTGGTCTACATCAGGTCTAGAAATGAATCCAGAACCCTATAACTCATTATCCTTATAAAGAACCCCTGTCGTGTCTGGGAGTGGAAGGTTGAACACAAAGGATAGAATATGtttattttcagctgaagaTATGTGTGAGAAAACACCGTGATTTTGGAAATgaggcagggagctggagcagagggaaaagagagtcTGAAGGACCTGCCTGACTGACCACTTGACCCTTAGTGACCACCTTACCCCCACTAACCACCTCACTGACCATCTGACCCCTTAGTGACCACCTTACCCCTACTGACCACCTTATTGAGGCTTCCTTGGCcaagccaggagcagagggaaaacagaGCCTGAAGAACCTGCCTGACTGACCACTTGGCCCTTAGTGACCACCTCACTGGGGCTGGCgacaggacagacagacagacagacagacaggctttTCCCCAAGTGCCAGCCAGCCCCTGAGGAGCACTCAAGGCTCTCCTCCCCAAACTCAGCATCACAAAGTGGGGCGGGGATGGGGAATTGCTCCAGTCCCCTGGGCAGAGGGCTCagttcccagctcctggcaaaGCTCCCGCCCACCTCTTGCAGCTGTAATCAGGATTCTCTCCTGGGAAAGGCTCAGAGGCTCTGCTGTTTGCACCTGAGCGCTGGGTCAGGCACACACACTGATTTATTCTCTCCAAACAGGAAGTTGGTTCTGCTctcataatttttcatttcattattttaatgctCTGGCTCTGGGATCCCAGGGAAATGTGAGgtaattctgattttatttaaagTGCACCCAGGAGCAAGAATGTGCTGGTGATGTTTGAGGCATTTTGCTGTGAAGAGGTTTAAAAGGAGATGACAGAACCAcggaatggtttaggttggaagagacagAAAAGCCCATTTAAATCAACCCCTTGCCATGGGTtactccaaaccctgtccagcctggccttgggaaCTTCCAGGGATACAGGGGCAGCTTCTCTGAgaactctgtgccagggtcagccctgaagaattttttccatCCATTCTGAAATGTAAAACAGCAGCGGCCATTGGTGAGCTCAGTATCAAAGTGTCATGAAATCAATTTCCAATTAGTTACAAGATTCCTTTGGACCTGACATTTCATGAAAATTTAGCAAAGCATTCCCAAAGTCTTGCTGTAACATCCTGGGACAGAATTTCCTCCAAGCTGAGCTTTTTGTCTCCTTGCCCGTTGCCTGCTCGTGCCAGGGCCACCAGAGCATTTGGGGTCTCTGGGGCTGTGTGGACAATAGGAAATGGGTGGTGGAGCAAGTTCTGTGGGATTAAACAAATCAGCCAAACACCCTCCTGAgttctgccctcctcctccatcctccTTATGTTGCTTTAATTCAGTTGTAATTAAtctctttcttttaaacaaattatttcCCTCATTTACTCAGAGTCGCATCCTCTAATTTGCACGGGGCTGCTTGCAGGCGGGCCAGGCTGCAATTCCAGAGAGGAGGAATCTCTGCCCAGGGGTGAAGGGAACTCAGCTGGGTCAAGGCTCGTTCTGAACCTGCCTCAGAACCAattccagctgttccctggagtctccttttctctgtttGAGCAAACCCCATGGACTGGAAGAGGAGCCATTCACAGAATTGGGGGCTCATCTGTTGGATGGATGTCTGtctgagccctgggagctgcccctgccatTAATATTGGCTGGGGTGAAATAACATGACCTGAACCATCCAACAATGAGCactggagagagcagagcagccacaaaACCCTGGCCAATCAGCTCAAGTGCAGCTGCCACAAGTTCAAAtgaatcagggaaaaaaagaaaaaaagttttattcaCTGGAATGAGCTACAGCCAAAAGAAACACAGATTTCACAGAGAAACACTGAACTTTTGGACAATAATAACCAGCTGCAGTTTGCCACTCTTTCTTCCTTAAGCCATTCTGGGTCTCTTGGTTGTTGAGTTTTTGCTGAAAGTTGTACCCAGCATGCCTGAAAGAGCCCACCTGAGGGAGCTGCCTCTGGGTCTTGGCTTTAAAGGGCCTTTTGTCCTCTTTGTGCTAATTTTTTGGGTTGTGCAAATTATTCTCCAGCGCTTCCTGTGGGCCTCACAGAATTCCAATTCACAGGATTTCTAAAAGGATTACATCCCCTCATTATGGAGCTCCTTCAAATTGCCTAGACGTTCATGTTAAAGGTCCCTTTTAGAGCCACAATGGGCTGGTTCTGTGCAGAGAGACTCCCAAAATTCTCTATGGGGCTGAGCACACTCAGAGCACTCCACACATCCCTCCCAGGCTGTTTCTTCTGGGAACTGTTTCACCATTTCTTcataaaaattatgaaattcaAGTTTTCCACCTATAATTTCACCTTTAGCAGGAGCACAGTGGGTATTTGCAGAGCCTGATTTGGGAAGGTGttagcaggagctgcctgggctctCACAGCCATCACTCCTTCTTgttcagctcctctcccaggtgTTTCTCATTGCTGGAAATAGCTGTGGTGGTCAGGTGGGGGTAACTCAGTGCTGCTTCATGGATGGACAGGATGGAGCCCATCTTGGACAGGTCAGGTTGGGATGGATCCTTCTGGACCAGCCTCACCCAGGTAAGGGGAGATCCTGCACCCAAAGGTGCCCAGATTGCCCCACAAACTGATTGTGGGGCAATGATTTcattgctgcagctcagcaatgcTCAAGGTTGCTGCCTCAGTTTTTGGCTTTTCTATGTTTCACATTCcgtgctgctttagtgtgtgggtctgggtttcacatgaggggatggtgagctgtgtgcacagagcagggagacaaaacaattcctgctccagctgggcaccgaggacaaatgacccaaatctcagcccaggagcacaaaccccgtgggcaggagagagaaaaacaagcagggtgggactgcagggctaaagctggaatgggacaatgaactgcaaggtgcaaatggagcagaactgatcccagggacagaccccggcagcgctcgtgcattttggggccattttggttcatcttgggtgcagccctggctgggctctggtgctgcccaaggtggatccatggaggagatgcttggAATAAATCCCTaatttattctttagctctgtccagcctctgttctggGGCattggggcagtgccagctcacCAGGATCTGCCTCcacatcccctccatccccatgggtgtgctggaaatgcctgtgcagtgcagggctgggctctgggagcagcatttgggctgctctgtcccaggaATGGCAGATTCTGCTTTGCTCAGGTACCACTTCACGAACTTTACTCAGCAGGTATTCATTTACCCAGCATTTCCCCATTTTTACAGGAACAATGTCCTGTACAGCTTTTTCATCTCCTCAGCTGCCAGAGGGGATCAGGCTGTTATATACAGGGGAAAATTGCTCTCATAATCAGTTCTTGAGGGCTTTTGTTGCTAAGTTTTTATTGTATGATGGAgagtctgtgctgctttaaCATCACACAGTGTCTCAGCCCCTAATCCTTTCACAATTaagcaaatatattttgctttcttgaGAGATAAGAGAAATCCTGCTTAAAGCACAAAGCAAAGCCAAACAACGAGAACAAAATTCTTGCACAATGAAattgcaggagcagcactgaggaaGCTTTTCAAAGGCAGTGAAACCTCTCCACAAAGGTAACTCCAGCCAGCAGGAATGGTTTTAAAGTATTTCCACGTTTTTCATGCTCTTTTCTTTGACCTTTAGTGCAAGGCCatctgtgctgagcagctgatTCTTGTGGTCCCTTGAGTGGCTGCTGCAGATAAGCTTCAGAGTGTATAATAAGGACTAAAACCTGTTGGAAGAATACATTTTTTAAGCCTTCCCCCTTCCAGATAAAGTTTGCTATAACTAATTTAGCCCCTGAAGGAACGAGTCTATTAGCCCTTTGATAGCTAATTTAATTCCTGATAATTTATTGTGCTGGGCGGGTTGGGAAAACAGATTCAAAGGCCTTTTGGAGGATAATAAGAAATCATCAGGGGGACTAAAACACTGTGGAAAAGGGAAATGGCTGAAAGATGAGGGTGAGCTGGAAGTGCCTGCCTGGGTTGTGTGAGGAGATTGGCAGCTGGAAGGGGGATCTGATCCGGATCCAGATCCTGATCCCAATCCTGAACCTGATTCCGATCCAGATCCTGATCCCAATCTTGATTCTGATCCAGATCCTGATCCTTATCTCGATCCCAGCCCTGATCCCAACCCTGAACCCAATCCCAATCCAGATCCTGATCTGAAGGCAAGGACAGGGTCTGGGGACAGGAGAAGGTGAAGAATCTGCcttgagggaaaataaaatttttcagcCTCAGTATTTTGGCAGTTCCTGCTGTTCACTGTTAGATAAAAGGTGTGTGATGAAGTAGGGGGCAATGGTTAAaactctgggtttttttttttcccataaccTGAGGGATTCATGTCACTTATTTGATTTTTATCTGTTGTTCCCACAGACCTTTATCTGCAGGTAAGGCCACAAGGTGCTGCTTTGTGCAGGtcccctgctggctcctgttgTTTGCTCTGGAGCTGGCGCTGTGCAGAGCCAGttcagaggagaaaggagagcaTTTATTGGCATTTGCTGTGTCTGTGGCACTCCAGGCTGGGGCAAGGTCCTGCCAGGGAGTACAATGTCCTGCACTGTGACCTGCAGTGCCCCAGACCATCccctcctgcaggcacagctcaccCACACCTCTCCAAAGCCCCTCcgagccctggctctgctcctccccgTGGGTTTTggccccacagctgctccaagcTGATTTGGTCACTGCCAGGTGTGGGCAATGTCCCTGCCATAAATCCAGCCTGCAAAccctgcagctttctgctctggagcaggaCAGCCTTTCAAGGTGGGaatccttctcctgctcccttCTGTAGCCTTGTCACaggtttttgtgccattttTCAGGCtggcttcttttcctttttcccttttcctttttcccttttcctttttcccttttcctttttcccttttcctttttcccttttcctttttcccttttcctttcctatctcttttttcctttcccctttttcctttcccttttttccttttttcctttcccttttttcctttcccttttttcctttcccttttttcctttcccttttttcctttccctttttcccttttcctttttcccttttcctttttcccttttcctttttcccttttcctttttcccttttcctttttcccttttcctttttcccttttcccctttccttttttcctttccttttttcctttccctttcctcccttttttttcctttttttcttttttcctccttttctctttcttttccctttttcttttcttttctttccctccctaAGGTGCAGCCATAACATTATTAGGGAATATCCTGTCTGCATGAAGCTGGAGGTAGAACAGAGCGCTCAGAAACAACCCCAGCATTTGAGAAAGAGCAGAACGCACAGAAACAAGCCCAACAATCCAAAAGCAGTGTTTGCACAGCTCAGATCTCAGGGGGATGATGCTTGAGAAGCTTTCTGCCACCCCAGCATGCCCTGAACCCTTGTGGGGACGCCCCTTCTCCTGGGTGATGCTCCCTCTTGGAGAAGGATGctgcccacaggagcagctcccaaaaATGCAGCTCCTTGCAGAGGCCCAGCTGTCAGGGCTGACAGGTTGTTAGAGATTCATGCTCACTTATGAGCCATGAAATAAAGCTCATCTCCCCTGCAATTTACTGCCATGCAGTGCCATTGATTTTTATGGGAGCTGCCTGGTGTTTCATAGCACAGTGTAattctgctccttttttttcttggacATTTCCAATTTGCCCATCGTTCACTTAATGGCTCAGTCAAGAGCCCACTGAGCTTTTTATAGTATTTAAATGGGAGGCATTAGCATGGCATGGATGCTTTAATACACCTGTGTATCTTTAATACATTCTTATTGATCAGGTCCTTATTTGATAACAGAGGGCTGTCCCCCCTGTTTACACAGGCAGAAAACTCAGGCACAGAAGGGGAAATTATTGCAAATGTCACGTGCAGGATTTAGCAACAGAGGAATCAAACCCAGTTATCCCAAgctgtagaatcacagaatggtttgggttagaagagacattaaaaataatccagttccaacaccttccaccatcccaggctgctccaggccctgtccaacctggccatGGACATttccagagatccaggggcagccacagctgctctgggcacctgtgccaggctctcaccccctcacagggaagaatttaaCCCAAATATCCCCTCTAACCTCACTCTCTATGAGTCTGAGGCAGAGAGTGCCTGGTCCTGGCACTCCAGTCCCTCCCAAACATCCCCTGTAGCTCCCTTCAGGTGCTGGAAGGTCACAACTGGATCACCCCAAACTTTTCCagttctcccagcctttcctcacagcagctgttctccatcccctgtgGCTCCTGGGGGCTTTGAGAAggtttttattgctgtttttgtgcccagagcagcctcctgtCTCTGCCTCTCTGTTTTTGCCCAGCTCTGTTTGTGCTGGTGAGGTTTAACCCTGCTCTGCCCCGAGCCCTGGTTCACAATTAGATGAGAATTGTTGCAAAGGAGCTAAAGCAGGTCGTAGGGTTTAACAGGCCCTAAAGGAACTAATTAATTAATGAGGGTAAATTGTTGGTAAGATGATGTGAGCGTGTGGAAACAGCTCTTGGGGTCATTAAAAACCAAGAACAGATTTATTGGCTGCTCAGATGTCAATGAGCTTCCCTTACAAGCGTGGACATGGTATCCTGTGAGGGAGCCGGGACAGGCAGGGGAGGATCTGCCACTGCTGAT
Coding sequences within:
- the LOC131087598 gene encoding uncharacterized protein LOC131087598, with the protein product MRHEIRDEDVGGGDGADPRMEVPSVGKTVKGIESQAAGTRRPEIQLDDHVSCYSSSGLTTSNQKFLKFYSSYCSILRDAHNIPLVLPQNRGTLGQSWDPRLPFPLPSDSFKYLGWCDIEEHSVRGNQLLCPRVREGPSEEELFFRKEEYTLKRRKQVTDTEKWEKRLQENWENCAELNLSFQDLGDLYQIENLKRILHRLIRVEKLWLVDNSLTDLSAIRLPRCRELNVNKNHFTSFKQLPKIPQIQHLSLAENNITSLSGISDFRHTPLESLILRRNPCEFQERYRQLVFSNLPNLKILDGIPKLPEDCSPPEVRFFYRMCTIL